The Gadus macrocephalus chromosome 3, ASM3116895v1 DNA segment tgccaggcaggtttggaattttcgAACGCAGATTACGTAGGcagtacaattttcgccccggTACAATGGGCTGTATGCAGTAAACTGTGTGACGTACTTCCTGCTTCAAATAATACAGCTCGGCCGGTtccggtctgtgtgtttatcgcgCTAGCCAGCTGGCGTTGATACACTTTAGATATGAATCAAGGCcgcaaacatttaaaaacggTTCCTTTTTATAGGCAGGAGAAACCTACGCCGAGCACTGCTGTGTCCCCCACTGTACAGCATCAGCCAAATTCAAAGGGTCATTAAGTTTCCATGGCTTTCCGAGCCAAACTGACGTGAGGAGTCAATGGATTGTAAACATACGCCGGGATAAATATGTCATCACCACTCACTCTAAGGTCTGTagacgacgctgaagttggcatccgattcgcagcatccgattcggcttgaaaaccatttagaatcttcaaatcggtcctgattgaaaaccactacacctatactcttcaaatctggactacattatcacagtgaggctatacattatgtaaaacatagtttcagatttttgaaacctttaccctatttgtgaaaatgcaatgcggtctggacccctaaatgagcctgtattgcattttcacaaatagggtaaaggtttcacaaatctgaaaatatgttttacataatgtatagcctcactgtgataatttagtccagatttgaagagtctaggtgtagtggtttttaatcaggatcagttctaatgcggtctggacccctaaaaagcattaaaatgtgcctttattgcattttcacaaatagggtaaaggtttcacaaatctgaaactatgttttacataatgtatagcctcactgtgatcatttagtccagatttgaagagtctaggtgtagtggttttcaatcaggacccgttctgtctggacccctaaaaagcattaaaatgagcctgtattgcattttcacaaatagaaaaaaggtttcacaaatctgtaactatgttttatataatgtatagcctcactgtgaaaatttagtccagatttgaagagtctaggtgtagtggttttcaatcaggaccgatttgaagtggaccagctgccgaatcggatgctgcgaatcggatgccaacttcagcgtcgtggTCTGTAGCAGACACTTTTGTTCTGACAAGATGATTGAGCCAACTActcttcagggtcgaaggagaCTTACAAAAGGTGCCGTAGCGACCCTTTTTGAGTGGAACCAGTATACAGTCGAAACCCAAAGGCGCGgcgtgtgggagagagtggatCGGTTCGTTGAAACTGCCCCTCCGGAAGATGAAGTTGACCTCCTTTTCAACGATCAAGACTACTGCTCTGTCCCTGAACTGGCTGCCATGGATATGTCCGCATCCGCTGCTGAAAGCGTCTCAAATGAAGTACAGGAAGTGAGAAAGGAGCTACAGGAGTTACGCCTCCAGAGTTTGGACTGCAGCGGTTTGCTGGCTCCGACGCAGACAACCcgaatttacacaagggaagtCACTTTTTCAGTCACATTTTTTGTATTAGCCTATGTTATTAGCCTAGTCCCTACGTGACGGGGATATGTGTCAGTCAGGGACATTGTTGGTTAGAAAATAGCTTTACGTTACAGATTAATTTATAGTACTGTACCAAATTATTTCTTAATGGGTCTATGTGAATGATAAATAGCACACAAGTAGTGGCATGTTGAGAGATGGTGTAATTGGAGTTGGGGATGTCCATGTATTATcagaatttatatatatatgaatgtgacCGCACCAATAGTacagaaacaaacaacatttaTCATACAGATTTGTGTTTCAAGTTGAAGTCtacaaaagtttatttttaaatggttgaaaaaaGTCATGTTATTATTCTATGAGATGAAAATAGGAGCACTGAAGCGACAGCGCCAGAATGTGACCGTCTCCAACTCCACCAATGCTGGTCCTAGAACAAAAATACTATTAATAAACAATTGTAAAAAATTTATGAATTGAGCAGGTAACACCCTACTTATCTACATGCAAATACACGCCAAACCACCAAACCGCACCTCCCAAAGATAGGCTACGGCCCGGACAGGAACACTACTCTAAAAAGAAAGAGCACAGAGACCACATTAGGGCATATTGGATATCCAGACACATCAGGTTGTCTTACTGTTACAAGAAGGTGGGGCAGTTATTGAACTGCACCCAAAGAGGAAACTAAACAAACCTGTCAGCTGAGTGCCAGGGATTCGTTACGACGCCATCCGGTAGAGCAACCGTTGCGTAGTGGCACAAGTCACAATACAGGTAAAAGGGAGGTGACTGAGGCTGAAACAGATATATGGGAGAAATACAGGTCACCctgctacatatatatatatatatatatatatattaggggtgtaacggtacatgcatttgtattgaaccgtttctgtacggggtgctcggttcggcctaccgaacgagtttccatacgggcatattaaaggttgggtacggaatttgcttttttggccatttttgcaaaattacttgaaatccttatcataacccgcttacagccactgagttagaagtactgacatgaaaattaaacaagtcaatcatctgtggaacgggcagggctcgaaaaactccagccaatcatttggattgccacctcgttgcattggacagtaagtacgtcaatcaaacggtcgtactgtactccccctcccccgcgccccgcgcgcgaccccttcgtgcaatactcgtgacccagagctcgtgacccagagcaagctcctgtttgttgttatcctgcggtagcaactggaactagttaatccacatttggacctagcagtagaagacaatttccatggcagacaagacgccaccatccccaccaccaccaccaccaccaccaccaccagcaaagagaaggaaaactctttttcagagagtaattgataataaaaacgctgacagagaaaaactgaaatcaagaataatcctaggcgctgctttcgaacgttggcggcaactgaaggacgagaagggtctaaaaaccgatgcttgtgtggcggttgacatagtttcaaagtttataccgtttatactcggtaataccggtgttgagacgagtgtattactcgttgtgaaaatgtccacaccgcagcaaccctagtgaaaaccaggacttccaatacaattatatgaaacaaacatacattttctaaaaatagtaatgatttatgtgaccgtttaatgtttataacatctggtgcaaccatagccgcgagaacgtattctcagcagggggtgctggaaaaaaaaactcagcctgcactagactcgcaactcgttacattgataaaaaagatataaagcagcgcagctcaattacaccagtgcatgcgcgcacagttgaaaatcgatcgttgtgttcactttcttcacaccatggttcacatccagctgctcacagaacaagtttagcgcaccaccgctaccctcacactttttcatataaccttttttcagcactaggtcatatgagcattaaataaatgctgcgtctcaaaatgccttggacagcagcgaggatgactcgctttgccacgggccgaaacagttcggagcgaccacagccagagcgaacacagcggggcagaggagtgtcaggaatagtctttggtgtacacatcagtacggcctatttgcactactgtttagtggcaatgcagtgttttattctatgcctttttattttcgtatattatttcaatgaataaaatttatttattcataaaaacaagatctggtcttcaaatattttttccaaatataggtcgtcttacaatggggtttgtgtttatattcggaccaatacggtacagcgggcgctcacatgacgttaagcatttcctgttgcataatgtgacgcttcagaacctaaaatcccgtttctccccgttgacacgacaacacataaccggcgttttcagaaatctccactttggccggagtttttagaaatgatcgttttctgtgataagacagggcctcggacagggggtgttgcagcacccccagcacccctacttcccgcggtactgggtgcaacttacagctgaatgtagtgccatgttgttaaacgaaaacctacgctagcctggctcgctctcgcgcatctctgttcgcgctcgtgcatgattgcgcgtccaggtacttggaatgggtggagtcagagtcagcgttgaaggagagggggtaggaccatttgagttgtgtattttaaaaatctgctggcgtttcgcaaatcgcatacccaacctttaagtagaGGACCGCATGTGTGGAACATGCTGCACATGCACAGTTGTGTACACCGTGACGCACCTAACAGCAGTAGTAGCGACCGTCATGGCCAATGCTAATGCCGCTAGCGTTAGCAACAAGCCAGAGATTGAGGACCCTCCCGCGACATTACGGTCTCCCGTTTGGGAACACTTCGGCTTCCCGGTTAGCTATGAACTAGGACAAAGAGAGGTTGATAAAACCAAGGTATGTTTTTGGCAACACATGTTGACTCATTTGAAACggtatggagtcagtttcctgccataattcaaacctgaaaaaaaaagtttcaaaggcttgtaagtctgggtttgaaaactcaacaccttgtaaaaaaggttttgcaacactgaaaaaagagattataacctgaaataaaataaaactaaaattcaatcatctgtaaacatgattttgtgttatattttatcttcattttcagcaacacattttcaaagttcaaacaatttcaccagcgcatttgcagagtttcaaatctggcactgttctaacggtgtatttcattgttgcccggttttgaaaccttgtaaatgggattctgcaaacaggtgttcatacattgagaaatacgttttgaaaggttgaatatttagttttaaaaacttgtaaaggtgtacgtttacgacattgcaacgtattttttcagaactgacttttcagagatttgagcgcaagctttgagtcacgtgaatattggcagtgttctgacgccactcgttttgaaactcctgacagtcgaatctgaaaacgttcctgggggcgggaccatttagctctaaacctattggttgctctcggctgacgtacattccaatcacatgtgccgttcaccgggctgttcgtgattgacagcgctctgccgatgacacgaataacaacgggttgatttcgcggttgattttgatttccattttctggaaccagagtctcatctccataggacgcgactagcaaggacgcgtcctagcaaggctgcagccttcactttgggaaacagccatggttccagaaaatggaaatcaaaatcaaccgcgaaagtcgcttgttatttgtgtcatcggcagagcactgtcaatcacgcacagcccggtgaacggcacatgtgattggaatgtacgtcagccgagagcaaccaataggtttagagctaaatggtccggcccccaggaacgttttcagattcgactgtcaggagtttcaaaacgagtggcgtcagaacactgccaatattcacgtgactcaaagcttgcgcctgtgtggtcaaatctctgaaaagtcggtgctgaaaagtcagttctgaaaaaagacGTTGTAATGTCgttaacgtacacctttacaagtttttaaaaataaatattcaacctttcaaaacgtatttctcaatgtatgaacacctgtttgcagaatcccatttacaaggtttcaaaaccgggcaacaatgaaatacactgttagaacagtgccagatttgaaattctgcaaatgcgctggtgaaattgtttgaactttgaaaatgtgttgctgaaaatgatgaagaagataaaatagaacacaaaatcatgtttacagatgtttgaattttagttttattttttttcaggttataatctcttttttcagtgttgcaaaacctttattacaaggtgttgagttttcaaacccagacttacaagcctttgaaactttttttttcaggtttgaattatggcaggaaactgactccataaaACGGCACCACCCCCACGTGCACATCGCTACAACGTCGAGAAAGACGAGCTTAGTGCAAACAAAGCTCCCCACCGCATTTAAACAGCCTCTCCCTGGTGAGTCAGATCGGGCTACATCAATAACAAATGCCATTGGTGTTTTTATAGCTGCAGATTTAAGACCGTATTCAGTGGTAGAGAACGCTGGCTTCAAACACATGATAAAGGTAATTGAGCCCCGATATCAAATACCTTCTCGCTCACATTTTAGCCAGAAAATCATACCGGGCCTTTATGAAGAAAATAATCTGCTGTTACCCAAGATCTGTCCTCTGCATCTTCCATTGCACTCACAACAGATGGATGGACATCCAGAGCTACAGAGAGCCACATAACTGTGACTGCCCTTCACATCACCCCTGAGTGGACTTTAGCATATTAAGTTAACAATCCTGACTTacttttttgagttttgtaaaatataaaatcttagttggtataactctaactttcaagtttgtctaaagaagaaaaatgacattttgttggactcaaaactcaaaaatgtattgcagtaagttgccttgcaattttgttttctcaactttttacAGTGAATGTACCGAAACACACCCTTATTCAGGATGTCCCCACTCGCTGGAATTCCAGTCACAACATGCTGATAAGCACTGAGGCCACACCTTCAGCTTCTATGATCCTGCCCCTCAAAACCACAGCGCTGAAGTCTATGGAACCCAGTGAAGGAGACAGTCCAACTTTTAGTCAAGTCAAGGCTGCTAAGACAACCTCCAGGACCGATACTCTGATTGTGAAGACTTCCTCCACAAATGCACAGCCCTTGACCCCAGGTTCAAGGCCCTACCTCATGTGGATGATGCCTGTCGTGACAGAATCTATAACAGCCTCATCACAGAGATTGTGTCAATGGAAGAAAACGTATTATAATAATTTTTCTATTTAGAAATGTcttttttaatttgaaacaaAGAAACTGGTGTTAATAGTACTCATTAAATATTCATACATTTTTTGTCATTTTATTTTGCTGAGTCTGAAGGCCACAGGGACATTAGCAGCCAGTTCATCCTCAGGAACAGAGGCACCTGAATCATCTCCACCTGTCAAGAAGTCTGCAATGGCTGAACTGTTCGGTACACTCTTCAAGACTCAGGTGGGAGACAAGCCTACTTTGCAGCTGGTGAAAGAAGAGGTTACCTCATACAAGGCAGTAAACTGCATTCCACTGGATACTGACCCACTTCTGTGGTGGAAGACCAATGAGCCCTTCTTTCCTCTTACTGCTAAGTTAGCCAGACACTACTTCGCCATACCTGCTACCTCCGTGCCCAGTGAGAGGGTATTTTCCACAGCTGGAGACATTCTAACTGCAAGCAGGTCTGCTCTTTCTGCAGATAATGTGGATAAACTGATTTTTCTGGCAAAAAACATgaagattggggggggggggggaataaaagttaatctgagcaacaacttcgaactgtttagtgttgcaattgtcATTGTTGCACTTTAGATTGAGAAGagatttgtttttaaagaaacagtctgagccttatttatgttatttgttatttaatcTGAGCAAGAATTTACTGTTgagtgttgcaattgttcaaTTTTGCACATGGagaaaataatttttttaaagaaacagtctgagcctatgatatatatatatatatatatatatatatatatatatatacatatatatatatacatatatatatatgtgtatatatatatatatatatatatatatacatatatatatatgtgtatatatatatatatatatatatatatatatatgtgtatatatatatatatatatatatgtatatatatgtatatatatgtatatatatatatatatgtatatatatgtatatatatatatatatgtatatatatatatatatatatatatatatatatatatatatatatatatgtatatatatatatatatatatatatatgtatatatatatatacatgtatatatatatgtatatatatgttgtaggcctaccacACTGTGGCATAAACTGTTAGCATTACAGTTACATTAAACtatatcactctataacgaagaactttgtacataatataccttattaggcttaatgacatttaacaaaacaaataggatATATATAATATCGAAAGGGACTCGGAGCAGCaggtggtggagtaggaggaggagaaggaggtccAGAAGGAATTCAAATCGAGATGGGAGTGTCTGGATGTCTTAGGGCACTGCAAGCAAACAAGATGTGGAAGTGATAGCCTGGGTAGAGGGGGAAGTGTTCTGCGTTGGTTTAACAATGTTGGAAGGGAAGCTTGGTATTTACATGTAAGCTTTGCTTGAGGGTTGCGATATGTCTGACTGGTTTAACCTTCGCTGTTACAACAATTTATTTTCACCTTGGGCATTCTAGCTGCTATTTGATGTCATCTTTAAATATTCAGACTTGGACAGTTTTATCCATTTCTTCACAATTATCAGGTAAAAGGAATATACTTATTTGATCTTGTTATCATTGTTaatattgtgttttttatggTTATCATTCAAATAACCATGATGATGATTATAATAATCAGCGTCATTAGTAGtcttattattatacatttcaCGTGAAAAGCAACATCGCTGACTAGGCTCGATCAGTATTAAGAAAAAAGAGAACAATATAAATCGCGtttctttagttttttttctttaagcAGAATTATTGTGTGTAGCAGTAGCTCTACACTATTTGCTTTAGTGTGGATCTGAATTGATCACCAGCCAAAactgtgtttctattattttggAACAGTTCGTCTTTGTAAGATGTGAACGAGACAGACTAATTCTGCTCCGAGGCTAATGACTACAAGACATATAATCAATCAATAGGCCTACTCGATTTTTCATTGATAATATATTTGCGTTGATCATCCTTTTTCAGTCAGATTGGGATATTTTGTCTAGCTAGCTTAATTCCCAATTTGTGAAATAAATGAATCACCCACCTTCTGGAGATCATTTTATTTATGTCTAGGTTGTATTATACAAAACAACGGCTAAGCAATTAATAAACGTTACAATATTATACACTGCAGTTGCCTGGATTTAGGCTTGCAGACAGAAAGGCTTCATGAAGATGAAGCCTACTAAAGAAGGGattacataaaaataaataaatgaaaaacactttAAGAGTATTTATTGAAATCTATTCATTTATATGTCCACCTTTCACAGATTAGATCATCACATTCTCAATATGGCAAGCCGCACACGAAGATACAATATCCTATTCATGTCTGGAATAATGTGCATCCTTGTGCTGTATCAAACTGATACAATGGACAAACGGTTGTGGACTTCCTTCACTGAGAGTTCTTCTCAGTTGTGGTACGCGCTCCGGCTTGAGGGCTTGCGTCCGTGCACGTGCAATAGATGTGCAATGCATGATGACGATCCATGGTTTACGAAACGCTTCAACGCATCTCTCAATCCCTTTTTGACGCAGGACAACGCTCTCTCAGAGCATGATTTCAGATGGTGGaaggtaaatataaaaaatgttaGATAGTAACGATAACAAGAAATCAGGATTCAAAACGTTCACAAAATCCACATAAAATATATCAATAGGCTACTCAATTGCAAACTTCTCCTGCAACCGATAATGAATTATCCTCTTCTCTTCACATCAGACCTTGCCATTTGGCAATAAGCCCTTTCTCAGCTACAGAGTGGCCGAGCTGAAGGTGTTTGAGATTTTCCCAGAACAGGAGAGCTTCATGGACTCCAGCCCTGATCGCTGCAGGACCTGTGCTGTGGTTGGGAATTCAGTTAATTTGCTGGGGTCTCACTATGGACCCCTCATTGACTTTCATGATGTCATCATGAGGTAAATTATGCCAGTGTACCCTTCCTGCCCCCTGTGGATGCTGTTGTAGGGTAGTGTTATGCAAGCGGACAGCTCCCTCTAGTGGGCTCGGGTGTGTATGCACTCGGGTAGCCAACACGCGTCAGTAATGTTATGTGCCAGCTCGTTAATACATATTCATTTTCAGAGACACAGCCCGACTCCGTGTATTATTCTATTCTCCTGGACTTGCAACAGATGCTGGACTAGATTCCCTGCTTGTCTCTCATTAAAGATTAAGTCCATCAgaccagtgccgtgttccaatacccgtacttccatgagtatacttaaaggaagtatactatccgtactatctactacgttaatttttcagatgtgagtgctgttccaaatcgagtaggcctactccgtggtgcactaaccggaaattacgatcaagacagccgccgtggctcctcccccgcaataaacatcccgctttgaactgtgaactctttacgcctagcagctataaaagctataaaaaaaaaaaactataacaactacaaaatgactctattaatgcaggctatgtggaaaatgcaacgactttggctcagcctggctccgcctcttccgctacgtagctaagatggctgccgttgagtacggaaagtgtccttcgatccacacgttttgagtacgacatccgggtccttgaagtatacttcttttcgccagATCTGaattggctagtaagtacggacagtacgggtattggaacacggtcAGCCGCCATTGATGAGCTTAATAACTGTTTGTAGCTTTATAACTACATAAAGTCCCTCACATATAAATTATACCGATGTAATTCTCCTTGATTGTACAATCTAGGTTCAACACAGCTCGTATTGTGGGCTACGAAGGGGACGTCGGGAACAAAACGACTCTCCACATCATGTACCCAGAGAGCTCTGTGGATTTGGATGACCACACACATCTCATGCTATTTCCCTTCAAAATAAGGGACCTTGAGTGGCTAGTCAGCGCTTTCACCACAAAATCTGTGAAAAGGTACGGTCAGTCAACAGAATatacaaaataacaacaacaacatatgtTTAAATGATTTAAGAAGTGCTAGCTTGGTAATGTCTACATTTCCGAAAAAGGGATCGCTTCAAGTTGCACCGACTTTACAAGTCTTTGATTATGCACCGTCCCATTCTAGACCACATTTATCCCTTTTCTATTAACAGAAAAAATAATGTTATCTGTGATGGCGCGGTGAAATTggtttcatatattttatatatatatgtaaatattgtGTATAGTTAGGCTAATTCATATTcaagggcttttattttgtaatagctcacttgtttttatagatatcaacaccaaaccacttctgatgtgttCATTAACTCATAGGGGAGTtcccccaaccctttggtttaAAGAAAAACCTTTTAATTTAACAAAAAGGCATACGTAAACATTGTGTATTGTTAGGCTAATTCATAttcaaggcttttattttgtaatagctCACTTGTTTTTATAGAcatcaacaccaaaccacttctgatgtcTTCATTAACTCATTGGGGAGTTCCCACAACCctttgttttaaagaaaatactttAGTTTCTAGTTTTAAGTATGTTCGACAAAATAATTTCTCCTGTACCAACTCCAATgtaattgttttatgtttgttttatcaCAGCACATACAAACAGGTGAAATCAACAGTCAAAGCGAATCAGGGTTTGGTGGGTATTAAGTGATTTTGCAACTTGCCACATAATGGTGACCTTTTCTAGTTGTTTTCTAGTTGTGAAAGGTATGTCAATGTAATGCCATTTGCAGAGGCTGAATCTGAGCTCCTTATGCACCCAGGTAAAGGTTCTCCATCCTGGATTTATCCAATATGTCCATGAAAACTGGctgggaaaaaaaggaaagtatCCATCCAC contains these protein-coding regions:
- the LOC132454600 gene encoding CMP-N-acetylneuraminate-beta-galactosamide-alpha-2,3-sialyltransferase 1-like isoform X1 produces the protein MASRTRRYNILFMSGIMCILVLYQTDTMDKRLWTSFTESSSQLWYALRLEGLRPCTCNRCAMHDDDPWFTKRFNASLNPFLTQDNALSEHDFRWWKTLPFGNKPFLSYRVAELKVFEIFPEQESFMDSSPDRCRTCAVVGNSVNLLGSHYGPLIDFHDVIMRFNTARIVGYEGDVGNKTTLHIMYPESSVDLDDHTHLMLFPFKIRDLEWLVSAFTTKSVKSTYKQVKSTVKANQGLVKVLHPGFIQYVHENWLGKKGKYPSTGFMGVVLAMHICDEVNVFGFGADKDGNWNHYWEAFGRHFGTGQHGGGQEYKLILQLAERQKLNFYKGF
- the LOC132454600 gene encoding CMP-N-acetylneuraminate-beta-galactosamide-alpha-2,3-sialyltransferase 1-like isoform X2, with the translated sequence MDSSPDRCRTCAVVGNSVNLLGSHYGPLIDFHDVIMRFNTARIVGYEGDVGNKTTLHIMYPESSVDLDDHTHLMLFPFKIRDLEWLVSAFTTKSVKSTYKQVKSTVKANQGLVKVLHPGFIQYVHENWLGKKGKYPSTGFMGVVLAMHICDEVNVFGFGADKDGNWNHYWEAFGRHFGTGQHGGGQEYKLILQLAERQKLNFYKGF